One Xyrauchen texanus isolate HMW12.3.18 chromosome 34, RBS_HiC_50CHRs, whole genome shotgun sequence genomic window carries:
- the LOC127627910 gene encoding cytospin-A-like isoform X2 produces the protein MMCSPMKITSAGVRLRCKCIKKLEPSMKKATKPTAATSRTSAGTKAPGRSEGSNIMGTGGKMANKTQSSAQLSKAKSNDDLPAVSAGSGGVSISNSNTTARNKRGTSSQSTSSTETRAKTSSGLSGRRGTSSAAKDPGTSRDNLQERSRASAAKKLAGPTDAMSQKRSRCHAVAETESRMSKSRSDSQMSQKAVLECRVKDLLGLAKSKDLEILHLRSELCGMRTRLGLEDLEAPDPEEVSEETKQPQEKEVSPLISAADVETTLLLLQDQNQGIRDELNMLKSENRILKDRLNALGFSLEHRLDSPDKGPCFPFLSPDPVAGGGSSSGGHSESGRGGMRTSSTEGSAQGSTEDLLSEPRRVGSPDAVDSECSEAYLPITSSDDALDAPSGCGSSSESEGGPPSKEHSHRGSSGNTNEVSVACLTERIHQMEENQHSTAEELQATLQELADLQQITLELTTENERLGEERAILVDSLCQQSERLELYGRQLDYFRGLLDEHRVAYAKDDDDAKSGRYVELERRYSELNEGSHFEREQLLGVQQQLSSALKMAEQENAEAQGMMAALKERVHMAERAVEMERREYAATTAEMEVLRVVSEGEQVELNRCKIQLEQERQRVAQLLSIHNAGDKSDIRHLLDSERLDKERAEAKAAKLQEELGHTRGEAAQLQEAISKLDGEFRAFRNDVQAQLADQKLLLEQQCSELEEKDTEITDMKETIFELEDEVEQHRAVKLHDNLIISDLENSIKKLHDQKYDMEKEIKVLHRKLREESAEWRQFQADLQTAVIIANDIKTEAQEEIGDLRRRLHEAQEKNEKMSKELDELKNRKQEEERGRVYNYMNAVERDLAALRQGMGLSRRSSTSSEPSPTVKTLIKSFDSASQGPVPASPAVAVAAAAAVSRTPLSPSPIKTPPAAAVSPMQRHTINSPKPLSSMLDKRPSYTDLSIPAHLLRTSPVTRAGSGLQRVPNMDSSKSISVSRRSSEELKRDLSVNDTSAPSSIITLGSSSPQLALSSNSSSPTASVTPTTRGRLREERKDPLSALAREYGGSKRNALLRWCQKKTEGYQNIDITNFSSSWNDGLAFCAIFHTYLPAHIPYHELNSQDKRRNFTLAFQAAESVGIKSTLDIGEMAHTERPDWQSVMTYVTAIYKYFET, from the exons ATGATGTGTTCCCCCATGAAAATAACCAGTGCTGGTGTAAG ATTACGCTGTAAATGTATCAAGAAGTTGGAACCAAGCATGAAAAAGGCGACCAAGCCCACGGCCGCCACCTCAAGAACCTCAGCGGGCACTAAAGCCCCGGGCAGATCAGAGGGCAGCAACATTATGGGCACAGGTGGCAAGATGGCAAACAAAACCCAGAGTTCAGCCCAACTTTCTAAG GCAAAGAGCAATGATGATCTCCCAGCGGTGAGTGCAGGAAGTGGAGGAGTATCCATTAGCAACAGTAACACTACAGCCAGAAACAAGAGAGGAACCTCTTCTCAGAGCACCAGCAGCACAGAGACCAGGGCCAAGACCAGCTCAG GTCTATCAGGAAGGCGTGGAACATCCTCTGCAGCCAAGGATCCAGGCACATCCCGAGATAATTTACAAGAACGTTCCAGAGCCAGTGCTGCCAAAAAGCTTGCCGGACCCACAGATGCCATGTCTCAGAAGCGATCTCGATGCCATGCTGTAGCCGAGACTGAGTCTCGGATGAGCAAATCTCGCTCAGACAGCCAGATGAGCCAAAAAGCAGTTCTGGAGTGTAGAGTGAAGGACCTGCTAGGCTTGGCCAAAAGCAAAGACTTGGAGATCCTGCACCTGCGCTCTGAACTTTGTGGTATGAGAACGCGGCTTGGTCTGGAAGACCTTGAGGCTCCTGATCCAGAAGAAGTGTCTGAAGAGACCAAGCAGCCCCAGGAAAAGGAAGTTTCTCCTTTGATCAGTGCCGCAGATGTAGAGACTACACTCCTCCTCCTCCAAGACCAGAACCAGGGCATTCGTGATGAGCTCAACATGTTGAAGAGTGAAAACCGCATATTAAAAGATCGCCTAAATGCGCTCGGcttctctcttgagcaccgactGGACAGTCCTGACAAAGGCCCATGCTTCCCTTTCCTTAGTCCTGACCCTGTCGCGGGTGGTGGCAGCAGCAGTGGGGGTCACAGCGAAAGCGGAAGGGGTGGTATGCGGACATCTTCCACTGAAGGCTCAGCCCAAGGATCTACAGAGGACTTGTTGTCAGAACCGAGACGTGTTGGCTCTCCGGATGCTGTGGACAGTGAGTGCAGTGAGGCCTACCTGCCCATCACCTCTAGTGATGATGCATTGGATGCACCCTCAGGTTGTGGGTCATCTTCTGAATCTGAAGGTGGGCCACCGAGCAAGGAACATTCACACAGGGGTAGCAGCGGGAACACCAATGAGGTTTCGGTGGCTTGTCTGACTGAACGCATCCACCAAATGGAGGAGAACCAACACAGCACAGCAGAAGAACTCCAGGCCACCCTACAGGAACTCGCTGACCTGCAACAGATCACACTAGAGCTGACTACAGAGAATGAACGTTTGGGCGAAGAGCGTGCCATTCTGGTCGACTCCCTTTGTCAGCAAAGTGAGCGACTTGAACTCTACGGAAGACAGCTGGACTATTTCCGTGGCCTTCTTGACGAGCACCGAGTGGCCTATGCCAAGGATGACGATGACGCCAAAAGCGGGCGATACGTGGAGCTGGAAAGGCGCTACTCAGAGCTCAATGAGGGCTCACATTTTGAGAGGGAACAACTCTTGGGCGTGCAGCAACAGCTCAGCAGTGCGCTCAAGATGGCAGAACAGGAGAACGCAGAAGCTCAAGGCATGATGGCAGCATTGAAAGAACGTGTCCATATGGCTGAGAGAGCTGTGGAAATGGAGCGGCGAGAGTATGCAGCCACCACAGCAGAGATGGAAGTGTTGAGGGTCGTGTCCGAAGGGGAGCAGGTGGAGCTAAACCGCTGCAAAATCCAGCTTGAGCAGGAGAGGCAAAGAGTGGCCCAGCTCCTCTCCATCCACAATGCAGGGGATAAGAGCGATATACGGCACCTGTTGGACAGCGAAAGATTAGACAAGGAGCGAGCAGAGGCCAAAGCAGCTAAGCTACAAGAGGAGCTGGGACACACGCGCGGTGAAGCTGCTCAGTTGCAGGAAGCAATTAGCAAG CTGGATGGTGAGTTCCGGGCATTCCGTAATGATGTTCAGGCACAGTTAGCTGATCAGAAACTGCTTCTGGAGCAGCAATGCTCTGAGCTGGAGGAAAAGGACACAGAGATCACAGACATGAAGGAGACCATTTTTGAGTTGGAAGATGAAGTCGAGCAGCATCGTGCTGTCAAGCTTCACGACAACCTCATCATCTCTGACCTAGAGA ATTCCATCAAAAAACTTCATGATCAGAAATACGACATGGAGAAGGAAATAAAGGTGCTTCACCGAAAACTGCGG GAGGAATCGGCTGAGTGGCGGCAGTTCCAGGCTGATCTGCAGACAGCCGTTATCATTGCCAATGACATCAAGACAGAGGCTCAGGAGGAGATTGGGGACTTGCGGCGCCGCCTACATGAAGCTCAGGAGAAAAATGAGAAAATGAGCAAAGAGTTGGATGAACTAAAGAACAGGAA ACAGGAAGAGGAGCGTGGCCGTGTGTATAATTATATGAATGCCGTGGAAAGAGACCTAGCCGCACTGAGACAGGGGATGGGCCTGAGCCGACGCTCCTCCACTTCTTCGGAGCCGTCGCCCACCGTCAAAACACTCATTAAGAGCTTTGATAGTGCATCGCAAG gTCCTGTTCCAGCCAGTCCAGCTGttgctgttgctgctgcagcCGCAGTCTCCAGAACCCCACTGAGTCCTAGCCCGATCAAAACACCTCCGGCTGCTGCGGTCTCTCCCATGCAG agacacaccatcaactcACCCAAACCTCTTTCCTCAATGCTGGACAAGAGGCCGAGCTACACGGATCTGAGCATACCAG CCCACCTCCTCCGAACCTCACCTGTAACACGTGCTGGCTCCGGCCTACAGAGGGTGCCAAACATGGACTCGTCTAAGTCCATATCTG TTTCTCGCAGAAGCAGCGAAGAATTAAAGCGGGATTTGTCAGTCAACGACACATCAGCACCCTCGTCAATCATCACATTGGGGTCCTCTTCTCCCCAGCTGGCTTTGTCTTCGAACTCCTCATCCCCGACTGCCTCTGTGACACCCACCACAAGAGGGCGTTTACG AGAGGAGAGAAAGGACCCTCTGTCAGCGCTAGCCAGAGAATATGGAGGATCCAAAAGAAACGCTCTGCTTAGATGGTGCCAGAAGAAGACTGAAGGTTATCag AACATTGACATCACCAACTTCAGCAGCAGCTGGAATGATGGGCTCGCTTTCTGTGCGATTTTTCACACCTACCTACCGGCTCATATCCCTTACCATGAACTCAACAGCCAGGACAAG aggCGAAATTTCACTTTGGCCTTCCAGGCAGCTGAAAGCGTGGGTATTAAATCCACACTG GACATTGGAGAAATGGCGCACACAGAAAGACCAGACTGGCAGAGTGTCATGACCTATGTGACGGCCATTTATAAGTATTTTGAGACCTGA
- the LOC127627910 gene encoding cytospin-A-like isoform X1, translating to MMCSPMKITSAGVRLRCKCIKKLEPSMKKATKPTAATSRTSAGTKAPGRSEGSNIMGTGGKMANKTQSSAQLSKAKSNDDLPAVSAGSGGVSISNSNTTARNKRGTSSQSTSSTETRAKTSSGLSGRRGTSSAAKDPGTSRDNLQERSRASAAKKLAGPTDAMSQKRSRCHAVAETESRMSKSRSDSQMSQKAVLECRVKDLLGLAKSKDLEILHLRSELCGMRTRLGLEDLEAPDPEEVSEETKQPQEKEVSPLISAADVETTLLLLQDQNQGIRDELNMLKSENRILKDRLNALGFSLEHRLDSPDKGPCFPFLSPDPVAGGGSSSGGHSESGRGGMRTSSTEGSAQGSTEDLLSEPRRVGSPDAVDSECSEAYLPITSSDDALDAPSGCGSSSESEGGPPSKEHSHRGSSGNTNEVSVACLTERIHQMEENQHSTAEELQATLQELADLQQITLELTTENERLGEERAILVDSLCQQSERLELYGRQLDYFRGLLDEHRVAYAKDDDDAKSGRYVELERRYSELNEGSHFEREQLLGVQQQLSSALKMAEQENAEAQGMMAALKERVHMAERAVEMERREYAATTAEMEVLRVVSEGEQVELNRCKIQLEQERQRVAQLLSIHNAGDKSDIRHLLDSERLDKERAEAKAAKLQEELGHTRGEAAQLQEAISKLDGEFRAFRNDVQAQLADQKLLLEQQCSELEEKDTEITDMKETIFELEDEVEQHRAVKLHDNLIISDLENSIKKLHDQKYDMEKEIKVLHRKLREESAEWRQFQADLQTAVIIANDIKTEAQEEIGDLRRRLHEAQEKNEKMSKELDELKNRKQEEERGRVYNYMNAVERDLAALRQGMGLSRRSSTSSEPSPTVKTLIKSFDSASQGPVPASPAVAVAAAAAVSRTPLSPSPIKTPPAAAVSPMQRHTINSPKPLSSMLDKRPSYTDLSIPAAHLLRTSPVTRAGSGLQRVPNMDSSKSISVSRRSSEELKRDLSVNDTSAPSSIITLGSSSPQLALSSNSSSPTASVTPTTRGRLREERKDPLSALAREYGGSKRNALLRWCQKKTEGYQNIDITNFSSSWNDGLAFCAIFHTYLPAHIPYHELNSQDKRRNFTLAFQAAESVGIKSTLDIGEMAHTERPDWQSVMTYVTAIYKYFET from the exons ATGATGTGTTCCCCCATGAAAATAACCAGTGCTGGTGTAAG ATTACGCTGTAAATGTATCAAGAAGTTGGAACCAAGCATGAAAAAGGCGACCAAGCCCACGGCCGCCACCTCAAGAACCTCAGCGGGCACTAAAGCCCCGGGCAGATCAGAGGGCAGCAACATTATGGGCACAGGTGGCAAGATGGCAAACAAAACCCAGAGTTCAGCCCAACTTTCTAAG GCAAAGAGCAATGATGATCTCCCAGCGGTGAGTGCAGGAAGTGGAGGAGTATCCATTAGCAACAGTAACACTACAGCCAGAAACAAGAGAGGAACCTCTTCTCAGAGCACCAGCAGCACAGAGACCAGGGCCAAGACCAGCTCAG GTCTATCAGGAAGGCGTGGAACATCCTCTGCAGCCAAGGATCCAGGCACATCCCGAGATAATTTACAAGAACGTTCCAGAGCCAGTGCTGCCAAAAAGCTTGCCGGACCCACAGATGCCATGTCTCAGAAGCGATCTCGATGCCATGCTGTAGCCGAGACTGAGTCTCGGATGAGCAAATCTCGCTCAGACAGCCAGATGAGCCAAAAAGCAGTTCTGGAGTGTAGAGTGAAGGACCTGCTAGGCTTGGCCAAAAGCAAAGACTTGGAGATCCTGCACCTGCGCTCTGAACTTTGTGGTATGAGAACGCGGCTTGGTCTGGAAGACCTTGAGGCTCCTGATCCAGAAGAAGTGTCTGAAGAGACCAAGCAGCCCCAGGAAAAGGAAGTTTCTCCTTTGATCAGTGCCGCAGATGTAGAGACTACACTCCTCCTCCTCCAAGACCAGAACCAGGGCATTCGTGATGAGCTCAACATGTTGAAGAGTGAAAACCGCATATTAAAAGATCGCCTAAATGCGCTCGGcttctctcttgagcaccgactGGACAGTCCTGACAAAGGCCCATGCTTCCCTTTCCTTAGTCCTGACCCTGTCGCGGGTGGTGGCAGCAGCAGTGGGGGTCACAGCGAAAGCGGAAGGGGTGGTATGCGGACATCTTCCACTGAAGGCTCAGCCCAAGGATCTACAGAGGACTTGTTGTCAGAACCGAGACGTGTTGGCTCTCCGGATGCTGTGGACAGTGAGTGCAGTGAGGCCTACCTGCCCATCACCTCTAGTGATGATGCATTGGATGCACCCTCAGGTTGTGGGTCATCTTCTGAATCTGAAGGTGGGCCACCGAGCAAGGAACATTCACACAGGGGTAGCAGCGGGAACACCAATGAGGTTTCGGTGGCTTGTCTGACTGAACGCATCCACCAAATGGAGGAGAACCAACACAGCACAGCAGAAGAACTCCAGGCCACCCTACAGGAACTCGCTGACCTGCAACAGATCACACTAGAGCTGACTACAGAGAATGAACGTTTGGGCGAAGAGCGTGCCATTCTGGTCGACTCCCTTTGTCAGCAAAGTGAGCGACTTGAACTCTACGGAAGACAGCTGGACTATTTCCGTGGCCTTCTTGACGAGCACCGAGTGGCCTATGCCAAGGATGACGATGACGCCAAAAGCGGGCGATACGTGGAGCTGGAAAGGCGCTACTCAGAGCTCAATGAGGGCTCACATTTTGAGAGGGAACAACTCTTGGGCGTGCAGCAACAGCTCAGCAGTGCGCTCAAGATGGCAGAACAGGAGAACGCAGAAGCTCAAGGCATGATGGCAGCATTGAAAGAACGTGTCCATATGGCTGAGAGAGCTGTGGAAATGGAGCGGCGAGAGTATGCAGCCACCACAGCAGAGATGGAAGTGTTGAGGGTCGTGTCCGAAGGGGAGCAGGTGGAGCTAAACCGCTGCAAAATCCAGCTTGAGCAGGAGAGGCAAAGAGTGGCCCAGCTCCTCTCCATCCACAATGCAGGGGATAAGAGCGATATACGGCACCTGTTGGACAGCGAAAGATTAGACAAGGAGCGAGCAGAGGCCAAAGCAGCTAAGCTACAAGAGGAGCTGGGACACACGCGCGGTGAAGCTGCTCAGTTGCAGGAAGCAATTAGCAAG CTGGATGGTGAGTTCCGGGCATTCCGTAATGATGTTCAGGCACAGTTAGCTGATCAGAAACTGCTTCTGGAGCAGCAATGCTCTGAGCTGGAGGAAAAGGACACAGAGATCACAGACATGAAGGAGACCATTTTTGAGTTGGAAGATGAAGTCGAGCAGCATCGTGCTGTCAAGCTTCACGACAACCTCATCATCTCTGACCTAGAGA ATTCCATCAAAAAACTTCATGATCAGAAATACGACATGGAGAAGGAAATAAAGGTGCTTCACCGAAAACTGCGG GAGGAATCGGCTGAGTGGCGGCAGTTCCAGGCTGATCTGCAGACAGCCGTTATCATTGCCAATGACATCAAGACAGAGGCTCAGGAGGAGATTGGGGACTTGCGGCGCCGCCTACATGAAGCTCAGGAGAAAAATGAGAAAATGAGCAAAGAGTTGGATGAACTAAAGAACAGGAA ACAGGAAGAGGAGCGTGGCCGTGTGTATAATTATATGAATGCCGTGGAAAGAGACCTAGCCGCACTGAGACAGGGGATGGGCCTGAGCCGACGCTCCTCCACTTCTTCGGAGCCGTCGCCCACCGTCAAAACACTCATTAAGAGCTTTGATAGTGCATCGCAAG gTCCTGTTCCAGCCAGTCCAGCTGttgctgttgctgctgcagcCGCAGTCTCCAGAACCCCACTGAGTCCTAGCCCGATCAAAACACCTCCGGCTGCTGCGGTCTCTCCCATGCAG agacacaccatcaactcACCCAAACCTCTTTCCTCAATGCTGGACAAGAGGCCGAGCTACACGGATCTGAGCATACCAG CAGCCCACCTCCTCCGAACCTCACCTGTAACACGTGCTGGCTCCGGCCTACAGAGGGTGCCAAACATGGACTCGTCTAAGTCCATATCTG TTTCTCGCAGAAGCAGCGAAGAATTAAAGCGGGATTTGTCAGTCAACGACACATCAGCACCCTCGTCAATCATCACATTGGGGTCCTCTTCTCCCCAGCTGGCTTTGTCTTCGAACTCCTCATCCCCGACTGCCTCTGTGACACCCACCACAAGAGGGCGTTTACG AGAGGAGAGAAAGGACCCTCTGTCAGCGCTAGCCAGAGAATATGGAGGATCCAAAAGAAACGCTCTGCTTAGATGGTGCCAGAAGAAGACTGAAGGTTATCag AACATTGACATCACCAACTTCAGCAGCAGCTGGAATGATGGGCTCGCTTTCTGTGCGATTTTTCACACCTACCTACCGGCTCATATCCCTTACCATGAACTCAACAGCCAGGACAAG aggCGAAATTTCACTTTGGCCTTCCAGGCAGCTGAAAGCGTGGGTATTAAATCCACACTG GACATTGGAGAAATGGCGCACACAGAAAGACCAGACTGGCAGAGTGTCATGACCTATGTGACGGCCATTTATAAGTATTTTGAGACCTGA
- the LOC127627910 gene encoding cytospin-A-like isoform X3, with translation MKKATKPTAATSRTSAGTKAPGRSEGSNIMGTGGKMANKTQSSAQLSKAKSNDDLPAVSAGSGGVSISNSNTTARNKRGTSSQSTSSTETRAKTSSGLSGRRGTSSAAKDPGTSRDNLQERSRASAAKKLAGPTDAMSQKRSRCHAVAETESRMSKSRSDSQMSQKAVLECRVKDLLGLAKSKDLEILHLRSELCGMRTRLGLEDLEAPDPEEVSEETKQPQEKEVSPLISAADVETTLLLLQDQNQGIRDELNMLKSENRILKDRLNALGFSLEHRLDSPDKGPCFPFLSPDPVAGGGSSSGGHSESGRGGMRTSSTEGSAQGSTEDLLSEPRRVGSPDAVDSECSEAYLPITSSDDALDAPSGCGSSSESEGGPPSKEHSHRGSSGNTNEVSVACLTERIHQMEENQHSTAEELQATLQELADLQQITLELTTENERLGEERAILVDSLCQQSERLELYGRQLDYFRGLLDEHRVAYAKDDDDAKSGRYVELERRYSELNEGSHFEREQLLGVQQQLSSALKMAEQENAEAQGMMAALKERVHMAERAVEMERREYAATTAEMEVLRVVSEGEQVELNRCKIQLEQERQRVAQLLSIHNAGDKSDIRHLLDSERLDKERAEAKAAKLQEELGHTRGEAAQLQEAISKLDGEFRAFRNDVQAQLADQKLLLEQQCSELEEKDTEITDMKETIFELEDEVEQHRAVKLHDNLIISDLENSIKKLHDQKYDMEKEIKVLHRKLREESAEWRQFQADLQTAVIIANDIKTEAQEEIGDLRRRLHEAQEKNEKMSKELDELKNRKQEEERGRVYNYMNAVERDLAALRQGMGLSRRSSTSSEPSPTVKTLIKSFDSASQGPVPASPAVAVAAAAAVSRTPLSPSPIKTPPAAAVSPMQRHTINSPKPLSSMLDKRPSYTDLSIPAAHLLRTSPVTRAGSGLQRVPNMDSSKSISVSRRSSEELKRDLSVNDTSAPSSIITLGSSSPQLALSSNSSSPTASVTPTTRGRLREERKDPLSALAREYGGSKRNALLRWCQKKTEGYQNIDITNFSSSWNDGLAFCAIFHTYLPAHIPYHELNSQDKRRNFTLAFQAAESVGIKSTLDIGEMAHTERPDWQSVMTYVTAIYKYFET, from the exons ATGAAAAAGGCGACCAAGCCCACGGCCGCCACCTCAAGAACCTCAGCGGGCACTAAAGCCCCGGGCAGATCAGAGGGCAGCAACATTATGGGCACAGGTGGCAAGATGGCAAACAAAACCCAGAGTTCAGCCCAACTTTCTAAG GCAAAGAGCAATGATGATCTCCCAGCGGTGAGTGCAGGAAGTGGAGGAGTATCCATTAGCAACAGTAACACTACAGCCAGAAACAAGAGAGGAACCTCTTCTCAGAGCACCAGCAGCACAGAGACCAGGGCCAAGACCAGCTCAG GTCTATCAGGAAGGCGTGGAACATCCTCTGCAGCCAAGGATCCAGGCACATCCCGAGATAATTTACAAGAACGTTCCAGAGCCAGTGCTGCCAAAAAGCTTGCCGGACCCACAGATGCCATGTCTCAGAAGCGATCTCGATGCCATGCTGTAGCCGAGACTGAGTCTCGGATGAGCAAATCTCGCTCAGACAGCCAGATGAGCCAAAAAGCAGTTCTGGAGTGTAGAGTGAAGGACCTGCTAGGCTTGGCCAAAAGCAAAGACTTGGAGATCCTGCACCTGCGCTCTGAACTTTGTGGTATGAGAACGCGGCTTGGTCTGGAAGACCTTGAGGCTCCTGATCCAGAAGAAGTGTCTGAAGAGACCAAGCAGCCCCAGGAAAAGGAAGTTTCTCCTTTGATCAGTGCCGCAGATGTAGAGACTACACTCCTCCTCCTCCAAGACCAGAACCAGGGCATTCGTGATGAGCTCAACATGTTGAAGAGTGAAAACCGCATATTAAAAGATCGCCTAAATGCGCTCGGcttctctcttgagcaccgactGGACAGTCCTGACAAAGGCCCATGCTTCCCTTTCCTTAGTCCTGACCCTGTCGCGGGTGGTGGCAGCAGCAGTGGGGGTCACAGCGAAAGCGGAAGGGGTGGTATGCGGACATCTTCCACTGAAGGCTCAGCCCAAGGATCTACAGAGGACTTGTTGTCAGAACCGAGACGTGTTGGCTCTCCGGATGCTGTGGACAGTGAGTGCAGTGAGGCCTACCTGCCCATCACCTCTAGTGATGATGCATTGGATGCACCCTCAGGTTGTGGGTCATCTTCTGAATCTGAAGGTGGGCCACCGAGCAAGGAACATTCACACAGGGGTAGCAGCGGGAACACCAATGAGGTTTCGGTGGCTTGTCTGACTGAACGCATCCACCAAATGGAGGAGAACCAACACAGCACAGCAGAAGAACTCCAGGCCACCCTACAGGAACTCGCTGACCTGCAACAGATCACACTAGAGCTGACTACAGAGAATGAACGTTTGGGCGAAGAGCGTGCCATTCTGGTCGACTCCCTTTGTCAGCAAAGTGAGCGACTTGAACTCTACGGAAGACAGCTGGACTATTTCCGTGGCCTTCTTGACGAGCACCGAGTGGCCTATGCCAAGGATGACGATGACGCCAAAAGCGGGCGATACGTGGAGCTGGAAAGGCGCTACTCAGAGCTCAATGAGGGCTCACATTTTGAGAGGGAACAACTCTTGGGCGTGCAGCAACAGCTCAGCAGTGCGCTCAAGATGGCAGAACAGGAGAACGCAGAAGCTCAAGGCATGATGGCAGCATTGAAAGAACGTGTCCATATGGCTGAGAGAGCTGTGGAAATGGAGCGGCGAGAGTATGCAGCCACCACAGCAGAGATGGAAGTGTTGAGGGTCGTGTCCGAAGGGGAGCAGGTGGAGCTAAACCGCTGCAAAATCCAGCTTGAGCAGGAGAGGCAAAGAGTGGCCCAGCTCCTCTCCATCCACAATGCAGGGGATAAGAGCGATATACGGCACCTGTTGGACAGCGAAAGATTAGACAAGGAGCGAGCAGAGGCCAAAGCAGCTAAGCTACAAGAGGAGCTGGGACACACGCGCGGTGAAGCTGCTCAGTTGCAGGAAGCAATTAGCAAG CTGGATGGTGAGTTCCGGGCATTCCGTAATGATGTTCAGGCACAGTTAGCTGATCAGAAACTGCTTCTGGAGCAGCAATGCTCTGAGCTGGAGGAAAAGGACACAGAGATCACAGACATGAAGGAGACCATTTTTGAGTTGGAAGATGAAGTCGAGCAGCATCGTGCTGTCAAGCTTCACGACAACCTCATCATCTCTGACCTAGAGA ATTCCATCAAAAAACTTCATGATCAGAAATACGACATGGAGAAGGAAATAAAGGTGCTTCACCGAAAACTGCGG GAGGAATCGGCTGAGTGGCGGCAGTTCCAGGCTGATCTGCAGACAGCCGTTATCATTGCCAATGACATCAAGACAGAGGCTCAGGAGGAGATTGGGGACTTGCGGCGCCGCCTACATGAAGCTCAGGAGAAAAATGAGAAAATGAGCAAAGAGTTGGATGAACTAAAGAACAGGAA ACAGGAAGAGGAGCGTGGCCGTGTGTATAATTATATGAATGCCGTGGAAAGAGACCTAGCCGCACTGAGACAGGGGATGGGCCTGAGCCGACGCTCCTCCACTTCTTCGGAGCCGTCGCCCACCGTCAAAACACTCATTAAGAGCTTTGATAGTGCATCGCAAG gTCCTGTTCCAGCCAGTCCAGCTGttgctgttgctgctgcagcCGCAGTCTCCAGAACCCCACTGAGTCCTAGCCCGATCAAAACACCTCCGGCTGCTGCGGTCTCTCCCATGCAG agacacaccatcaactcACCCAAACCTCTTTCCTCAATGCTGGACAAGAGGCCGAGCTACACGGATCTGAGCATACCAG CAGCCCACCTCCTCCGAACCTCACCTGTAACACGTGCTGGCTCCGGCCTACAGAGGGTGCCAAACATGGACTCGTCTAAGTCCATATCTG TTTCTCGCAGAAGCAGCGAAGAATTAAAGCGGGATTTGTCAGTCAACGACACATCAGCACCCTCGTCAATCATCACATTGGGGTCCTCTTCTCCCCAGCTGGCTTTGTCTTCGAACTCCTCATCCCCGACTGCCTCTGTGACACCCACCACAAGAGGGCGTTTACG AGAGGAGAGAAAGGACCCTCTGTCAGCGCTAGCCAGAGAATATGGAGGATCCAAAAGAAACGCTCTGCTTAGATGGTGCCAGAAGAAGACTGAAGGTTATCag AACATTGACATCACCAACTTCAGCAGCAGCTGGAATGATGGGCTCGCTTTCTGTGCGATTTTTCACACCTACCTACCGGCTCATATCCCTTACCATGAACTCAACAGCCAGGACAAG aggCGAAATTTCACTTTGGCCTTCCAGGCAGCTGAAAGCGTGGGTATTAAATCCACACTG GACATTGGAGAAATGGCGCACACAGAAAGACCAGACTGGCAGAGTGTCATGACCTATGTGACGGCCATTTATAAGTATTTTGAGACCTGA